One genomic window of Lytechinus variegatus isolate NC3 chromosome 1, Lvar_3.0, whole genome shotgun sequence includes the following:
- the LOC121408608 gene encoding uncharacterized protein C8orf48 homolog encodes MFYSKAGRGGDSSSSSTQRSFHTANSSLESEDEIRTIIASSSDTSEIPSLVLGQRSYSSGWLQSSSTGKEDYESHYSTAKSSFDSSYRSDTFYTATTHSERNYSSSLYSSEFESDGSLATDNIVNHDFKNEKEAERCFLKAKLKLLKREKEEVNVEQERAEELAPEQNKFVKMQILNLLHKQKKALEPSRNSDKMKEKKRSKQKRLVSPPLMLNGKVEELKIQNLLHKMKRASEAPVHDVDQCENCRKAKELVVEREFVKTKHRHVYNQLTEERYRQHIINHDPLSEIGNLASALPKLSSDPQKVWEQLINNGIT; translated from the exons ATGTTTTATTCTAAGGCAGGGAGAGGTGGAgatagcagcagcagcagcacaCAAAGATCCTTCCATACTGCAAACAGTAGCTTAGAATCTGAAGATGAGATCAGAACCATCATTGCCTCTTCGTCAGACACATCAGAGATACCATCACTAGtactaggtcaaaggtcatactCATCTGGATGGCTGCAGTCATCAAGTACAGGCAAAGAAGATTATGAAAGTCATTATTCAACAGCAAAGTCTTCATTTG ATTCCAGTTATAGATCAGATACATTCTACACCGCTACAACTCATAGTGAAAGAAATTATAGCTCCTCTTTGTACAGCAGTGAATTTGAATCAGATGGATCATTGGCCACAGATAACATTGTG AACCATGACTTTAAGAATGAGAAGGAAGCTGAGAGATGTTTCTTGAAAGCCAAGCTTAAACTactgaaaagagagaaagaagaggtCAACGTCGAACAAGAAAGGGCTGAAGAATTAGCACCAGAGCAAAACAAGTTTGTCAAAATGCAGATTTTGAATCTACTACACAAACAAAAGAAAG CTTTAGAGCCTTCAAGAAACTCGGACAagatgaaagagaagaaaagatcAAAGCAAAAGAGACTTGTTTCTCCTCCATTGATGCTAAATGGAAAGGTTGAGGAACTGAAGATTCAAAATTtgttacataaaatgaaaagg GCATCTGAAGCCCCAGTCCATGATGTTGATCAATGTGAGAACTGCAG GAAAGCAAAAGAGTTGGTTGTTGAAAGAGAATTCGTAAAGACAAAACACAGACATGTCTACAACCAACTAACAGAAGAGAGATATAGGCAACATATCATTAACCAT GATCCGCTCAGTGAGATTGGTAATTTAGCATCTGCATTGCCGAAACTCAGCAGTGATCCACAGAAGGTTTGGGAACAGCTCATCAACAACGGTATTACATAA